The Coffea eugenioides isolate CCC68of chromosome 8, Ceug_1.0, whole genome shotgun sequence genome has a segment encoding these proteins:
- the LOC113780381 gene encoding uncharacterized protein LOC113780381: MEVVRRSLGFDKVWGALNNKVWVFWFNEMAVSFRELAEQLLHMHIVFSSGCSVHFSAIYARCSRVGRRELWAAMEGLSGDVCGPWLLAGDFNVISSLEERVGGSPANQRNMEEFNESIGICGLAEVPFDGAAFTWTNGRVWQRLDRALMNREWADGYDLSHVSHLARGRSDHAPLLICCRNGSPPKRSFKFLNVWRGQPGFKEVVKRCWEKSVEGEGMPKFYNKLREVKGGLQVWNAQVFGNIFNNVKQAEAMMKQREEDFDTGQDPASRASLEEAKAVYARALAVECEYWRQKAGIKWLQVGDANTAYFHSRYRQRRNCNFVARIKDATGAWLEDEQDIRRSAVEFVSSLFTSEQNGGQPPTIPFTLPQLSEEDNGMLSALPELAELREVVFGLEADSAPGPDGFGAGFYQDCWECIKMDLLEALKAFFQGMGLPRSFTSTSIVLLPKIAGAMCWKDFRPISLCNTCSKIISKLVARRLGRVLPTLVSPWQTGFVSGRGITDNILLTQELVMDLDRRLRHPNIMLKLDMEKAYDRVEWPFLLFMLRQFGFQERVVDIFYRLVSNNWFSVLVNGEPAGFFKSSRGVRQGDPVSPGLFVLVTEFLGRGLHHLLDCRPGRFFVSAGTQVPYLAFADDMLVFTRCSEECLSAVKVFLEGYQQVSGQRVNVNKSAFFLAVGATMGQEQMVARVLGFHRACFPFTYLGAPIYKGRRLSSLFDGLVAKMRDLLGHWSTKMLSFGGKRVLARHVLSSLPMYLLQVLSPPKAVITRLGIICNSFLWDCRGEKRLHWAAWEKLCFPTDEGGLGFRSFKDMARAFAAKLWWRFRSGDSIWAEFMHAKYSNGCHPLAASSVRPSHTWRRLEAIRSLVEPNIRWCVGEGLVDFWKDRWALNEPLEDVVDGAEQPHFLVSEFLTNEGWDEVRLGQWLPDSVISVIKDVPFDVSQKDRLVWLPSTSGLFTVKSAWEVLRQWRCPSLVDSLLWQPALPAKMSFLAWRLVRSFIPLDVVLRSRGLVVPSRCGCCFAEEEALLHVFVSGPIASEVWKRMSSRFGFQLSNCTSMAAVFIAWFLTSEALLKTHIRVLIPIVVCWLLWLARNQERFQGGRWEVNRIIREVDSFMEQLGRANKLCRSQFSGDADCELLRWVRGSPRRHSPCAIAWERPPFGEFKFNSDASVLQGRATGGGLLRDYQGKLVFAFYKEFGDQGVLEAECMALLCGLQLCLQRGVYPSLIEVDSKALVQLVVSGAIAKWPLCNSLRKVRGLLEVFSAAISYVYREANVPADRLAAVGLSGSQVYEQGRQLPAVVRSAILLDSRGVPGVRWLAEDG, from the coding sequence ATGGAGGTGGTACGTCGATCACTGGGATTTGATAAGGTTTGGGGTGCACTAAATAACAAGGTCTgggttttctggtttaatgAGATGGCAGTGAGCTTCAGGGAACTGGCCGAACAACTTCTTCATATGCACATTGTTTTCTCTTCGGGCTGTTCGGTTCATTTTTCGGCAATTTATGCCCGATGTTCCAGGGTGGGGCGCCGCGAGTTGTGGGCAGCAATGGAAGGTTTGTCGGGTGATGTATGTGGCCCATGGTTATTGGCAGGGGATTTTAATGTTATTTCCAGTTTGGAAGAGCGAGTGGGGGGGTCCCCGGCGAATCAAAGAAATATGGAGGAATTTAATGAGTCGATTGGAATTTGTGGGTTAGCGGAGGTGCCTTTCGATGGTGCTGCTTTTACATGGACGAATGGGAGGGTGTGGCAACGATTGGATAGGGCATTGATGAATCGGGAGTGGGCTGACGGGTATGATCTATCGCATGTCTCACATTTGGCCAGGGGCCGTTCGGATCACGCTCCTTTGCTGATATGCTGTCGGAATGGAAGTCCTCCCAAACGCTCATTTAAGTTCCTGAATGTTTGGCGGGGCCAGCCTGGGTTTAAGGAGGTGGTCAAGCGATGTTGGGAGAAGTCGGTGGAGGGAGAGGGGATGCCGAAGTTCTATAATAAATTGAGAGAGGTGAAGGGTGGTCTACAGGTCTGGAATGCCCAGGTTTTTGGAAATATCTTCAACAATGTAAAGCAAGCTGAGGCCATGATGAAACAGCGAGAAGAGGATTTTGACACAGGCCAAGATCCTGCGTCCAGGGCTTCACTGGAGGAGGCCAAGGCGGTTTATGCACGGGCCTTGGCTGTGGAATGTGAGTATTGGAGACAGAAGGCGGGTATCAAATGGTTACAGGTGGGGGATGCTAATACGGCATATTTCCACTCGCGTTATAGGCAGCGACGGAATTGCAATTTTGTGGCTCGCATTAAGGATGCGACAGGAGCATGGTTGGAGGATGAACAAGACATTCGGAGGTCAGCAGTGGAGTTCGTGTCCTCCTTGTTTACTTCTGAGCAGAATGGGGGGCAACCTCCAACGATTCCCTTCACGCTACCACAGCTTTCGGAAGAGGATAATGGGATGCTTTCTGCGCTCCCTGAGCTGGCAGAATTGCGAGAGGTGGTTTTTGGTTTGGAGGCTGATAGTGCACCGGGGCCTGATGGATTTGGAGCAGGTTTTTACCAGGATTGCTGGGAGTGTATTAAGATGGATTTGCTAGAGGCGCTGAAGGCATTTTTCCAAGGTATGGGGTTACCTAGGAGTTTTACTAGCACATCTATTGTTCTCTTGCCTAAGATCGCAGGTGCCATGTGCTGGAAGGATTTCCGGCCAATTAGTCTTTGCAACACTTGCTccaaaattatttcaaaattgGTTGCTCGTCGGTTGGGGAGAGTACTCCCGACATTAGTTTCACCGTGGCAAACGGGCTTTGTTTCGGGACGGGGGATAACGGATAACATTCTACTCACCCAGGAGTTGGTGATGGATTTAGATAGGCGATTGCGTCATCCGAACATCATGCTAAAATTGGATATGGAGAAGGCTTATGACAGGGTCGAGTGGCCATTTCTGTTGTTTATGCTGAGGCAATTTGGCTTTCAGGAACGGGTGGTAGATATTTTCTATAGGTTGGTGTCCAATAATTGGTTTTCGGTCTTGGTTAATGGTGAGCCTGCTGGTTTTTTCAAGTCGTCCCGGGGTGTTCGGCAGGGGGACCCGGTGTCGCCTGGGCTGTTCGTGTTAGTGACCGAATTTTTGGGTCGTGGCCTGCACCATTTGTTGGACTGTCGGCCGGGAAGGTTCTTTGTCTCGGCCGGGACTCAGGTTCCTTATCTGGCTTTCGCGGATGACATGCTTGTTTTTACCCGATGTTCCGAAGAATGTCTGAGTGCAGTCAAGGTTTTTCTAGAGGGGTACCAACAGGTATCAGGCCAACGGGTGAATGTCAATAAGAGTGCCTTTTTCTTGGCGGTGGGAGCCACTATGGGGCAGGAGCAGATGGTAGCGAGGGTCCTGGGCTTTCATAGGGCTTGTTTCCCTTTTACGTATTTGGGTGCCCCTATTTATAAAGGGCGCCGGCTAAGTTCGCTGTTTGATGGTCTTGTGGCTAAAATGAGGGACCTTCTTGGGCACTGGAGTACTAAGATGCTATCTTTTGGGGGTAAGCGGGTTTTAGCTCGGCATGTTCTTTCTTCGCTGCCGATGTATTTGCTTCAGGTGTTGAGCCCTCCTAAGGCGGTGATCACACGTTTGGGCATCATTTGTAACTCCTTTTTGTGGGATTGTAGAGGGGAGAAGCGTCTCCATTGGGCCGCATGGGAAAAGCTGTGTTTCCCTACTGATGAAGGGGGTCTGGGTTTTAGGTCGTTTAAGGACATGGCTCGGGCTTTTGCAGCTAAGCTATGGTGGCGTTTTCGAAGTGGAGACTCCATTTGGGCGGAATTCATGCATGCAAAATACAGTAATGGATGTCATCCTTTGGCGGCCTCGTCTGTCCGGCCTTCCCATACTTGGAGACGTCTTGAGGCGATTAGGAGTTTGGTGGAGCCCAACATTAGGTGGTGTGTAGGGGAAGGTCTGGTGGATTTTTGGAAGGATAGATGGGCTTTGAATGAGCCTTTGGAAGATGTGGTGGATGGAGCAGAGCAGCCGCATTTTCTGGTTTCGGAGTTTTTGACGAATGAGGGCTGGGATGAGGTTCGTCTTGGCCAATGGCTTCCGGATTCGGTTATCAGTGTAATCAAGGACGTTCCATTTGATGTTTCTCAGAAGGATAGATTGGTTTGGTTGCCTTCTACATCGGGGTTGTTTACGGTGAAATCGGCTTGGGAGGTGCTACGGCAATGGAGGTGTCCTTCCTTGGTCGACTCACTCCTTTGGCAGCCAGCTTTGCCGGCCAAGATGTCGTTCTTAGCGTGGCGTTTGGTGCGGAGTTTTATCCCTTTGGATGTGGTGTTGAGGTCACGGGGACTGGTGGTTCCTTCCAGGTGTGGGTGTTGCTTTGCGGAGGAGGAGGCTCTCTTGCATGTGTTTGTTTCAGGGCCGATTGCATCGGAGGTATGGAAGAGAATGTCTAGCCGGTTTGGGTTTCAGTTGAGCAACTGCACAAGCATGGCCGCGGTGTTTATCGCATGGTTTCTGACGTCTGAGGCTTTGTTGAAAACCCATATTAGGGTGCTCATTCCAATTGTGGTGTGCTGGCTTCTCTGGCTGGCAAGAAACCAGGAGCGTTTTCAAGGAGGGCGTTGGGAGGTCAACAGGATTATTCGCGAGGTGGATAGTTTTATGGAACAGTTGGGGAGGGCAAATAAGCTTTGTCGGTCCCAGTTCTCAGGTGATGCCGATTGTGAGTTGCTTCGGTGGGTCAGAGGGTCTCCGAGGCGACATTCCCCATGTGCGATTGCCTGGGAAAGGCCGCCCTTTGGGGAGTTTAAGTTTAATTCGGACGCCAGTGTGCTTCAAGGGAGGGCCACGGGGGGTGGGTTGCTGCGTGACTATCAGGGGAAGTTGGTTTTTGCCTTCTATAAGGAGTTCGGGGATCAGGGGGTGTTAGAGGCAGAGTGTATGGCATTACTCTGTGGGTTGCAGTTGTGTCTACAACGGGGAGTGTATCCTTCATTGATTGAGGTTGATTCCAAGGCCTTGGTGCAGTTGGTTGTCTCTGGGGCGATTGCGAAGTGGCCTCTTTGTAACAGTTTAAGGAAGGTGAGAGGTCTGCTGGAGGTTTTTTCGGCTGCCATTTCATATGTATATCGGGAGGCCAACGTACCCGCAGATAGGCTTGCAGCGGTTGGGTTAAGTGGCTCTCAGGTTTATGAGCAGGGACGCCAGTTGCCGGCGGTTGTTCGGTCTGCCATTTTACTGGATTCACGGGGAGTGCCAGGGGTAAGGTGGTTAGCGGAGGATGGCTAG